The nucleotide window CCGCGCGCTTCTCGATCAGGGATCGGAGATCTCTGTCATCACGGAGTCCTTAGCTCAACGCCTCCGACTACCGCGCTCGCGTTCGTCGATCTCCATCGTCGGTATCGGAGCGGAATCGTCGCGTCCTTCACGTGGCTCAGTCGCTCTGAATCTGCAATCTCGCGTACGACCAACGTTCACGTGCAACGTAAACGCCTCTATATTGTCAAAACTCACAGGATACTTGCCCTCAACGAAAGTATCCGATTATAGCTGGCCACACCTATAGGATCTCGAATTGGCTGATCCGAACTTTGCACAACCTGAACGCGCCGATCTCGTGCTCGGAGCGGATGTTTACGGTTTGTTTCTCGAAGAAGGCGTTCGCAAAGGACCAGTCACGGCACCGATGGCTCAAAATACGACTCTCGGCTGGATCCTATCGGGCGTTGTCCCCGCAGCGAACGCAACATCGTCTCAGCCAATAGCTCAGAGTTTTCAATGTGCACCCGATCGCGGACTTCTCGAGCTTCTACAGAAGTTCTGGATGCAGGAAGAAGCGTTCTCAGTAGTTCCGGATCAATTGTCGCCTGAAGAAACTCAGTGCGAGTCTCATTTCGCCGCTACTCACGCGCGAAATTCGGAGGGAAGGTATATTGTTCGTCTACCCTTCAAAAGGATACCGGAAAATCTGGGGAATTCTCGATCGCAAGCTCTCAGGGTGTTAACCCGCCAGGAAAAACGCTTCTCCAATGATTCGACCCTGCAAAACGCCTACGTCTCATTCATGAAGGAGTACGAAAACCTGGGACACATGCATCGCGCGGCAGACACAAATCCGGATCAGAATCGCGTTTATTACCTTCCGCATTTGTGTGTAATCCGCGAATCTAGCTCTTCTACGAAGTATCGCGTCGTGTTTAACGGATCTCAACAGACAGATCGCGGTATCTCGCTCAACGACTGCTTGCATGAAGGTCCGAAGTTGTTGACAGATCTCTCTGACGTCATCACTCGCTGGCGCGTATTCAAGTTCGTGTTCTCGGCAGACGTGTCAAAAATGTTTCGCCAAATCCTTGTTCATCCAGAGGATCAAGATTTTCAAAGAATCCTCTGGCGTAACTCTCGCGGTGAACTCGTAGAATTCGCCTTGTGCACCGTAACGTACGACCTATCGTCCGCGCCCTTTCTCGCGAACCGAACTCTACGGCAACTCGATAAGGACGAAGGTCATCGCTTCCCTCTCGCCGAAGGAGTGATCAAAGAAGGAACCTATGTAGACGACGTCTTCTCCGGTGCGCACAGTCTCGAACAAGGCCGTGAGAAAATTGAGCATGTCGCCAATCTCTTCAAGGCGGGCGGCTTTCCGCTGAAGAAATGGACCGCCAACCACGAAGACCTGCTTGAAAGCATTTCGACAGCTGATCGCGAAACTGctcactctgtctctctcgACAACTCGTCGTTTCGTACACTCGGTCTAACGTGGCGACACCAAACCGACGCGTTCGTGTTTACGCTCACGCATACTAGCGAGCCCGCTGTCACAACAAAGCGAACGGTATTGTCGCGTACCGCTCAGctgttcgatccgctaggctgGCTCGCTCCCGTTGTGGTACGTGCGAAAATATTCATGCAAGAACTCTGGTCCGCTCATCTCGGATGGGATGAACCTCTACCGCAGCATCTCGCTGCTCGCTGGATGGACTACGCGCGGCAACTTCGAGATGTAACGTCCATTTCGGTGCCGCGATGGCTCGGTCTCTCGCCGTCAGCTCTCGGCGTCGAAATACATGGATTCTCCGACGCGTCTCATGCAGCTCTCGGCGTAGTTGTTTATGTGCGTGTGCTCTACGATGTCGATGATCCGAAAGTCACTATTGTATCCGCCAAAACAAAAGTCGCGCCAATCAAAAAACATTCGTCTACCGCTAAGCGATCTCGTACGACTCGCGTAACTACTCCTCGTCTCGAACTCTCCGCGGCGGTTCTTCTCGTTCGACATTTGTTGCAGATACAACGAGCTCTCAAGCTCGACGACGATCCAGTCCACCTCTGGACTGACTCTACGACTGCGCTCCACTGGATTAAAGGCCATCCCTCACGTTGGAAAGATTTTGTGAGGAATCAAGTCTTTCAAATTCAGGAACTCATGCCAAATGTTCGGTGGCACCACGTCCCTGGGGAAGAAAATCCCGCGGATCTCGCGTCGCGCGGTTTGTCTCCCAAACAACTCGCTGAAAATCCGCTGTGGTGGCAAGGCCCTCCATGGCTCAGTCGACATTCGACGTCCTGGCCCTCTTCTGTACCGCCTCTGGCGGACGTCGACCTCGAAGAACGTCAGAAAACGGTCACTCTTACGAAATCCGACAGTTCTCTCGTATGGAATCTTATCAGTAGATACTCGCGATTAGTACGACTCCTTCGCATTACCGCTTGGTCTTTCCGCGTCGTAGAGCGGTTCCGCCGACGTGAACGAACCACTGCGTACTCATCGCCTCTACAGCCGGAAGACATCGAAAACGCGCGTCGTTACTGGGCAAAATCGACGCAAAAAAGCTATTTTTCCAAGGAAATGCAGCAACTCTCGCAGGGCGTCAAACTTTCGCGATCGAGTCCTCTGATCCGTCTCGTACCGTTCCTCGACTCGGACGGAATGCTCCGCGTCGGGCGGCTCCGCAACGCGCTTTTAGATCCAGATGTAAAACACCCCCTTATTTTGCCACAAGATTCGGAGCTTACTCATCTCGTACTCGATGACGTGCATAGGGCAACCCTGCATGGAGGAGCGCAAGTCATGCTCGCCACGCTGAGGCGCTCATACTGGATCATAGGAGGCCGCGTTCCCGTTCGTAGTTTCGTCCTTAGGTGCGTTATTTGTACTCGACAGCGAGCTGCTACCGCGACGCAGCTAATGGGGTAATTGCCCATGTCTCTCACTCTACCGTCGCGTCCGTTTCTTCACTCCGGAGTGGATTACGCCGGCGCTTTCACTGTCAAAACATGGCGAGGGAGGGCAGCTAAAACGTACAAAGGCTACCTCGTCGTGTTCGTATGTTTTTCGTCTTCGGCAGTCCATCTCGAACTCGCGACAGATTATTCGACAGCAGGTT belongs to Lasioglossum baleicum chromosome 17, iyLasBale1, whole genome shotgun sequence and includes:
- the LOC143217679 gene encoding uncharacterized protein LOC143217679, giving the protein MTLTLTYVVKDNILSNPQEVFVKLAVLSSDTSDNIFQYFNIFLPPFTFIIIYTKPLIKLWAQDITQAISVNNSISKCLIIGFNGVSLYAHCWRNTMIPLSNVCEGKLQRPVASDAKDYQANLTKFLKADKTARRLICVGFFGRQEENPGKFDGATEEIKTREQDGSEDMAVALLMKRSGGVYNTVQQTSTSAHKQAFVGSSSKFEGDDIWLVDSGATDHMTHRRDFFGDFEEFEAPTTVRLCNGDLTPAYGKGNVEIETYVDGNGYRISKMSDASFEYLLEQQQTLFGHISRSIENVRKVGAEKITRQRAQGRLEALRKNWEKFEANNDKICAARATLNAETREKVNKLAYFSEEVFLTCEENFLDAQEAIQILVDDLTDNESSLKTKDQDDEDQPGTKNKKARLPKIDLPKFNGNYSEWGEFHDLFKSMFVSNTDLEPVEKLKYLKLCLSGNARLRLKNVALRASNFQIAWDDLVAYYENKRMLVGAALESLFSVKSLNRESASDLERLYSEIKQALGALEAVDRPVKYRDDILVFTRLGNSTQPQSKNGKVTRCQYRTANLEATHAITCSLCDATHYLSSCPKYLGKSMEQRREFLAQKRLCYNCLGPHQRKMRRSTKQCRMCGAQHHTSIHSGDTHLTAVPAHQHLEKTTDPAASASFLPRRDQTMPSGSASSNVAQVGSLERPPVLLATAVVKIISSCGEPLEARALLDQGSEISVITESLAQRLRLPRSRSSISIVGIGAESSRPSRGSVALNLQSRVRPTFTCNDLELADPNFAQPERADLVLGADVYGLFLEEGVRKGPVTAPMAQNTTLGWILSGVVPAANATSSQPIAQSFQCAPDRGLLELLQKFWMQEEAFSVVPDQLSPEETQCESHFAATHARNSEGRYIVRLPFKRIPENLGNSRSQALRVLTRQEKRFSNDSTLQNAYVSFMKEYENLGHMHRAADTNPDQNRVYYLPHLCVIRESSSSTKYRVVFNGSQQTDRGISLNDCLHEGPKLLTDLSDVITRWRVFKFVFSADVSKMFRQILVHPEDQDFQRILWRNSRGELVEFALCTVTYDLSSAPFLANRTLRQLDKDEGHRFPLAEGVIKEGTYVDDVFSGAHSLEQGREKIEHVANLFKAGGFPLKKWTANHEDLLESISTADRETAHSVSLDNSSFRTLGLTWRHQTDAFVFTLTHTSEPAVTTKRTVLSRTAQLFDPLGWLAPVVVRAKIFMQELWSAHLGWDEPLPQHLAARWMDYARQLRDVTSISVPRWLGLSPSALGVEIHGFSDASHAALGVVVYVRVLYDVDDPKVTIVSAKTKVAPIKKHSSTAKRSRTTRVTTPRLELSAAVLLVRHLLQIQRALKLDDDPVHLWTDSTTALHWIKGHPSRWKDFVRNQVFQIQELMPNVRWHHVPGEENPADLASRGLSPKQLAENPLWWQGPPWLSRHSTSWPSSVPPLADVDLEERQKTVTLTKSDSSLVWNLISRYSRLVRLLRITAWSFRVVERFRRRERTTAYSSPLQPEDIENARRYWAKSTQKSYFSKEMQQLSQGVKLSRSSPLIRLVPFLDSDGMLRVGRLRNALLDPDVKHPLILPQDSELTHLVLDDVHRATLHGGAQVMLATLRRSYWIIGGRVPVRSFVLRCVICTRQRAATATQLMG